A part of Carettochelys insculpta isolate YL-2023 chromosome 1, ASM3395843v1, whole genome shotgun sequence genomic DNA contains:
- the SPX gene encoding spexin, with protein sequence MKGLRKLTTSAMALFLTASFIPYTWSAPQSHFQRRNWTPQAMLYLKGAQGRRFISDESQRKNLYDGLQLETHSQNTDPLALSEAAALFLNSLQKAQVAEEETNDHPGYVTDSLLRW encoded by the exons ATGAAG GGATTGCGTAAACTGACAACTTCTGCCATGGCCTTGTTCCTTACAGCTTCTTTCATTCCGTACACCTGGAGTGCTCCTCAG AGTCACTTCCAAAGAAGAAACTGGACTCCTCAGGCTATGCTCTATTTAAAGGGTGCAC AGGGACGTCGCTTCATTTCAGATGAGAGCCAGAGGAAGAATCTGTATGATGGATTGCAGCTAG AAACACACAGCCAAAATACAGATCCTTTAGCTCTGTCAGAGGCTGCAGCACTATTTCTTAACTCATTACAGAAAGCACAAGTAG CTGAAGAAGAAACCAATGATCACCCTGGATATGTAACAGACAGTCTATTAAGGTGGTGA